The Vicia villosa cultivar HV-30 ecotype Madison, WI linkage group LG1, Vvil1.0, whole genome shotgun sequence genome includes a region encoding these proteins:
- the LOC131594842 gene encoding ervatamin-B-like produces MDSESPYSSMVNEFVNWQVKYGIKYANSTETVKRFAIFKENFEFVENFNKGNDTYTVGLDQYSDLTDEEFYSLYGESPNVSNDISSFEVRSNTNTVIFNLTDDIPKNLDWRDHGAVTDVKDQKLCGACWAFSAVAAVESIWKIKKGFLLTLSEQQLIDCDSRSHGCDGGHPDQGLRHIVESDGILEDEDYPYRGYHDEDGSCDLRDQNAPEVDINSITYVQRLDERQLLRAVAQQPVSVEIANGGKHFRKYKNGIYRGPCALHPSHAVTIVGYGEEHGVKYWLYKNSYGTKWGDKGYMKIIREAGEAAGHCSIALNPVYPTI; encoded by the exons ATGGATAGTGAGTCTCCCTATTCTTCCATGGTTAATGAATTCGTAAATTGGCAGGTAAAGTATGGAATTAAATATGCAAATAGTACTGAGACGGTGAAACGCTTTGCTATAttcaaagaaaattttgaattcgttgaaaattttaataaaggGAATGATACTTACACGGTTGGCTTAgatcaatattctgatttgactGATGAAGAGTTTTACTCTTTATATGGTGAGTCTCCAAATGTATCAAATGACATTTCTTCCTTCGAAGTTAGGTCAAATACCAATACAGTAATCTTCAACTTGACTGATGATATTCCAAAGAATTTAGATTGGAGAGATCACGGAGCGGTCACCGATGTTAAAGATCAAAAATTATGTG GAGCTTGTTGGGCTTTTTCAGCTGTAGCAGCTGTAGAAAGtatttggaaaataaaaaagGGCTTTCTGCTCACATTATCAGAGCAACAACTAATTGACTGTGATTCAAGAAGTCACGGTTGTGATGGTGGTCATCCTGATCAAGGCTTGCGTCATATAGTAGAAAGCGATGGTATTCTCGAAGACGAGGATTATCCATATAGAGGATACCACGATGAAGACGGCAGCTGTGATTTACGCGACCAGAACGCGCCTGAGGTTGATATAAATTCTATCACATATGTACAAAGACTTGATGAACGTCAATTATTACGGGCCGTGGCACAACAGCCAGTATCAGTTGAGATCGCTAATGGCGGCAAACATTTTAGAAAATACAAGAATGGGATATATCGTGGACCATGTGCTCTCCATCCTTCCCATGCGGTTACTATAGTTGGTTACGGTGAAGAACATGGAGTGAAATATTGGTTGTATAAGAATTCTTATGGTACAAAATGGGGTGATAAGGGCTACATGAAGATAATAAGAGAAGCTGGAGAAGCTGCTGGTCATTGTAGCATTGCTCTAAATCCTGTTTACCCAACTATATAA